The Desmodus rotundus isolate HL8 chromosome 3, HLdesRot8A.1, whole genome shotgun sequence genome includes a region encoding these proteins:
- the ESPN gene encoding espin isoform X7, with protein MALEQALQAARQGELAVLESLHAAGQLGPWLRDPLDALPVHHAARAGKLHCLRFLVEEAALPAAARARNGATPAHDAAATGHLACLQWLLSQGDCRVQDKDSSGATALHLAARFGHPEVVDWLLRHGSGDPTAATDMGALPIHYAAAKGDFPSLRLLIRHHPEGANAQIKNGATPLYLACQEGHLEVTQYLVQECGADPHLSAHDGMTPLHAAAQMGHSSIIVWLVTCTDVSLSEQDQDGATAMHFAASRGHAKVLSWLLLHGGEISADLWGGTPLHDAAENGELECCQILVVNGAELDVRDRDGYTAADLSDYNGHSHCTRYLRTVENLSVEHRVLSRDPSAELETKQPDSGMSSPNTTMSVQPLNFDLSSPTSTLSNYDSCSSSQSSVKGRCPPRGPPSTRAADIQSYMDMLSPELNLAQGEMEKTTAPPPPPSFPPPPPPPGTQLPPPPPGYPAPKPPVGLQAADIYMQTKSKLRHVENQAIRKEPSSRDGHDGLRRQDSGRKPRAFSKQPSTGDYYRQLGRCPREPPAARPGMAHSEEAALLPGNHVHNGCAADPKASRELPPPPPPPPPPLPEGLSSPPPAPPLPLEGAGPGCGQRRSSSSTGSTKSFNMMAPTGDNSELLAEIKAGKSLKPTPQSKGLTTVFSGSGQPASQPDSPLPPASPAASRARSPTPPAMGPQPLLNGSLAPAPPSTPAPGVQLDVEALIPTHDEQGRPIPEWKRQVMVRKMQLKMQEEEEQRRKEEEEEARLASMPAWRRDLLRKKLEEEREQKRKEEERQKQEEMQREKEQSEKLRTLGYDETKLAPWQRQIILKKGDIAKY; from the exons ATGGCCCTGGAGCAGGCGCTGCAGGCGGCGCGGCAGGGCGAGCTGGCAGTGCTGGAGTCCCTGCACGCTGCCggccagctggggccctggcttCGAGACCCGCTGGACGCGCTGCCTGTGCACCACGCGGCCCGCGCCGGCAAGCTGCACTGTCTGCGCTTCCTGGTGGAGGAGGCCGCCCTGCCCGCCGCTGCCCGAGCGCGGAACGGCGCCACCCCGGCCCACGACGCCGCTGCCACGGGTCACCTCGCCTGCCTGCAGTGGCTGCTCTCGCAGGGCGACTGCAGAGTGCAG GACAAAGACAGTTCTGGTGCCACAGCCCTGCATCTGGCTGCCCGCTTCGGCCACCCCGAGGTGGTGGACTGGCTGCTGCGTCACGGCAGCGGGGATCCCACTGCAGCCACAGACATGGGTGCCCTGCCTATCCACTATGCTGCCGCCAAAGGAGACTTCCCCTCCCTGAGGCTTCTCATCCGGCACCACCCTGA GGGAGCGAATGCCCAAATCAAGAACGGTGCCACGCCCTTGTACCTGGCGTGCCAGGAGGGCCACCTGGAGGTGACGCAGTACCTGGTGCAGGAGTGCGGCGCGGACCCGCACCTGAGCGCCCACGACGGCATGACTCCGCTACATGCTGCAGCACAGATGGGTCACAGTTCGATCATCGTGTGGCTG gtGACCTGCACCGACGTGAGCTTGTCGGAGCAGGACCAGGACGGCGCCACGGCCATGCACTTTGCAGCGAGCCGCGGCCACGCCAAAGTGCTCAGCTGGCTCCTACTGCACGGCGGCGAGATCTCCGCCGACCTGTGGGGCGGGACCCCACTGCACGACGCCGCCGAGAACGGGGAGCTGGAG TGCTGCCAGATCCTGGTAGTGAACGGCGCGGAGCTGGACGTCCGCGACCGCGATGGATACACGGCCGCCGACCTCTCAGATTACAATGGTCACAGCCACTGCACCCGCTACCTGCGCACAGTGGAGAACCTG AGCGTGGAGCACCGCGTGCTGTCCAGGGATCCATCCGCCGAGCTGGAGACCAAGCAGCCTGACTCGGGCATGTCCTCACCCAACACCACCATGTCAGTCCAGCCACTGAACTTCGACCTCAGCTCGCCCACCAGCACCCTCTCCAACTATGActcctgctcctccagccagTCCAGTGTCAAGGGCCGGTGCCCGCCACGCG GGCCTCCCAGCACCAGAGCTGCAGACATACAGAGCTACATGGACATGCTGAGCCCGGAGCTGAACCTGGCCCAGGGCGAGATGGAGAAAACCACcgcacccccaccaccacccagcttccctccaccgcccccacccccaggcacccagctgcctcctcccccgCCAGGATACCCAGCTCCCAAGCCCCCCGTAGGGCTGCAAGCAGCTGACATCTACATGCAGACCAAGAGCAAACTCCGCCACGTGGAGAACCAGGCCATCAGAAAGGAG CCAAGCTCCCGCGACGGCCACGACGGGCTGCGCAGGCAGGACTCGGGCCGCAAGCCCCGCGCCTTCAGCAAGCAGCCCAGCACGGGGGACTACTACCGCCAGCTGGGTCGGTGTCCCCGGGAGCCGCCGGCCGCTCGCCCGGGCATGGCGCACAGCGAGGAG GCGGCGCTGCTCCCCGGGAATCACGTGCACAACGGCTGCGCCGCGGACCCCAAGGCGTCCAGGgagctgccgccgccgccaccaccacccccgccGCCCCTGCCGGAGGGCCTGAGCTCGCCGCCGCCCGCTCCGCCGCTGCCCCTCGAGGGCGCCGGCCCTGGCTGCGGGCAGCGTCGTTCTTCCTCTTCCACTGGCA GCACCAAGTCTTTCAACATGATGGCCCCAACGGGTGACAACTCAGAGCTTCTGGCTGAGATCAAGGCTGGCAAGAGTCTAAAGCCCACGCCGCAGAGCAAGGGTCTGACCACGGTGTTCTCCGGCAGTGGACAGCCAGCCTCCCAG CCCGACTCACCGCTGCCACCAGCGTCACCAGCAGCATCTCGGGCCCGGAGCCCCACCCCACCGGCCATGGGGCCCCAGCCACTGCTCAACGGCAGCCTGGCACCGGCGCCGCCCTCCACTCCAGCGCCGGGTGTGCAACTCGATGTGGAAGCGCTCATCCCCACGCACGATGAGCAGGGCCGGCCCATCCCGGAGTGGAAGCGCCAGGTGATGGTCCGCAAGATGCAACTGAAGatgcaagaggaggaggagcagaggcggAAG gaggaggaggaggaggcccggCTGGCCAGCATGCCCGCCTGGAGGCGGGACCTCCTTCGGAAGAAGCTGGAAGAGGAGAG GGAGCAGAAGCG TAAGGAGGAGGAGCGACAGAAGCAGGAGGAGATGCAACGGGAAAAAGAGCAATCAGAGAAGCTGCGAACGCTGGGCTACGACGAGACTAAACTGGCGCCCTGGCAGCGACAGATTATCCTGAAGAAAGGGGACATCGCTAAGTACTAG
- the ESPN gene encoding espin isoform X6 produces MALEQALQAARQGELAVLESLHAAGQLGPWLRDPLDALPVHHAARAGKLHCLRFLVEEAALPAAARARNGATPAHDAAATGHLACLQWLLSQGDCRVQDKDSSGATALHLAARFGHPEVVDWLLRHGSGDPTAATDMGALPIHYAAAKGDFPSLRLLIRHHPEGANAQIKNGATPLYLACQEGHLEVTQYLVQECGADPHLSAHDGMTPLHAAAQMGHSSIIVWLVTCTDVSLSEQDQDGATAMHFAASRGHAKVLSWLLLHGGEISADLWGGTPLHDAAENGELECCQILVVNGAELDVRDRDGYTAADLSDYNGHSHCTRYLRTVENLSVEHRVLSRDPSAELETKQPDSGMSSPNTTMSVQPLNFDLSSPTSTLSNYDSCSSSQSSVKGRCPPRGGSALKAHPGAQSPPVPPLHTGACGLSPAGPPSTRAADIQSYMDMLSPELNLAQGEMEKTTAPPPPPSFPPPPPPPGTQLPPPPPGYPAPKPPVGLQAADIYMQTKSKLRHVENQAIRKEPSSRDGHDGLRRQDSGRKPRAFSKQPSTGDYYRQLGRCPREPPAARPGMAHSEEAALLPGNHVHNGCAADPKASRELPPPPPPPPPPLPEGLSSPPPAPPLPLEGAGPGCGQRRSSSSTGSTKSFNMMAPTGDNSELLAEIKAGKSLKPTPQSKGLTTVFSGSGQPASQPDSPLPPASPAASRARSPTPPAMGPQPLLNGSLAPAPPSTPAPGVQLDVEALIPTHDEQGRPIPEWKRQVMVRKMQLKMQEEEEQRRKEEEEEARLASMPAWRRDLLRKKLEEEREQKRKEEERQKQEEMQREKEQSEKLRTLGYDETKLAPWQRQIILKKGDIAKY; encoded by the exons ATGGCCCTGGAGCAGGCGCTGCAGGCGGCGCGGCAGGGCGAGCTGGCAGTGCTGGAGTCCCTGCACGCTGCCggccagctggggccctggcttCGAGACCCGCTGGACGCGCTGCCTGTGCACCACGCGGCCCGCGCCGGCAAGCTGCACTGTCTGCGCTTCCTGGTGGAGGAGGCCGCCCTGCCCGCCGCTGCCCGAGCGCGGAACGGCGCCACCCCGGCCCACGACGCCGCTGCCACGGGTCACCTCGCCTGCCTGCAGTGGCTGCTCTCGCAGGGCGACTGCAGAGTGCAG GACAAAGACAGTTCTGGTGCCACAGCCCTGCATCTGGCTGCCCGCTTCGGCCACCCCGAGGTGGTGGACTGGCTGCTGCGTCACGGCAGCGGGGATCCCACTGCAGCCACAGACATGGGTGCCCTGCCTATCCACTATGCTGCCGCCAAAGGAGACTTCCCCTCCCTGAGGCTTCTCATCCGGCACCACCCTGA GGGAGCGAATGCCCAAATCAAGAACGGTGCCACGCCCTTGTACCTGGCGTGCCAGGAGGGCCACCTGGAGGTGACGCAGTACCTGGTGCAGGAGTGCGGCGCGGACCCGCACCTGAGCGCCCACGACGGCATGACTCCGCTACATGCTGCAGCACAGATGGGTCACAGTTCGATCATCGTGTGGCTG gtGACCTGCACCGACGTGAGCTTGTCGGAGCAGGACCAGGACGGCGCCACGGCCATGCACTTTGCAGCGAGCCGCGGCCACGCCAAAGTGCTCAGCTGGCTCCTACTGCACGGCGGCGAGATCTCCGCCGACCTGTGGGGCGGGACCCCACTGCACGACGCCGCCGAGAACGGGGAGCTGGAG TGCTGCCAGATCCTGGTAGTGAACGGCGCGGAGCTGGACGTCCGCGACCGCGATGGATACACGGCCGCCGACCTCTCAGATTACAATGGTCACAGCCACTGCACCCGCTACCTGCGCACAGTGGAGAACCTG AGCGTGGAGCACCGCGTGCTGTCCAGGGATCCATCCGCCGAGCTGGAGACCAAGCAGCCTGACTCGGGCATGTCCTCACCCAACACCACCATGTCAGTCCAGCCACTGAACTTCGACCTCAGCTCGCCCACCAGCACCCTCTCCAACTATGActcctgctcctccagccagTCCAGTGTCAAGGGCCGGTGCCCGCCACGCG GTGGCTCTGCTCTGAAGGCGCACCCTGGAGCCCAAAGTCCCCCGGTGCCTCCCCTCCACACTGGAGCCTGTGGTCTCTCCCCAGcag GGCCTCCCAGCACCAGAGCTGCAGACATACAGAGCTACATGGACATGCTGAGCCCGGAGCTGAACCTGGCCCAGGGCGAGATGGAGAAAACCACcgcacccccaccaccacccagcttccctccaccgcccccacccccaggcacccagctgcctcctcccccgCCAGGATACCCAGCTCCCAAGCCCCCCGTAGGGCTGCAAGCAGCTGACATCTACATGCAGACCAAGAGCAAACTCCGCCACGTGGAGAACCAGGCCATCAGAAAGGAG CCAAGCTCCCGCGACGGCCACGACGGGCTGCGCAGGCAGGACTCGGGCCGCAAGCCCCGCGCCTTCAGCAAGCAGCCCAGCACGGGGGACTACTACCGCCAGCTGGGTCGGTGTCCCCGGGAGCCGCCGGCCGCTCGCCCGGGCATGGCGCACAGCGAGGAG GCGGCGCTGCTCCCCGGGAATCACGTGCACAACGGCTGCGCCGCGGACCCCAAGGCGTCCAGGgagctgccgccgccgccaccaccacccccgccGCCCCTGCCGGAGGGCCTGAGCTCGCCGCCGCCCGCTCCGCCGCTGCCCCTCGAGGGCGCCGGCCCTGGCTGCGGGCAGCGTCGTTCTTCCTCTTCCACTGGCA GCACCAAGTCTTTCAACATGATGGCCCCAACGGGTGACAACTCAGAGCTTCTGGCTGAGATCAAGGCTGGCAAGAGTCTAAAGCCCACGCCGCAGAGCAAGGGTCTGACCACGGTGTTCTCCGGCAGTGGACAGCCAGCCTCCCAG CCCGACTCACCGCTGCCACCAGCGTCACCAGCAGCATCTCGGGCCCGGAGCCCCACCCCACCGGCCATGGGGCCCCAGCCACTGCTCAACGGCAGCCTGGCACCGGCGCCGCCCTCCACTCCAGCGCCGGGTGTGCAACTCGATGTGGAAGCGCTCATCCCCACGCACGATGAGCAGGGCCGGCCCATCCCGGAGTGGAAGCGCCAGGTGATGGTCCGCAAGATGCAACTGAAGatgcaagaggaggaggagcagaggcggAAG gaggaggaggaggaggcccggCTGGCCAGCATGCCCGCCTGGAGGCGGGACCTCCTTCGGAAGAAGCTGGAAGAGGAGAG GGAGCAGAAGCG TAAGGAGGAGGAGCGACAGAAGCAGGAGGAGATGCAACGGGAAAAAGAGCAATCAGAGAAGCTGCGAACGCTGGGCTACGACGAGACTAAACTGGCGCCCTGGCAGCGACAGATTATCCTGAAGAAAGGGGACATCGCTAAGTACTAG
- the ESPN gene encoding espin isoform X3, with protein MSVAAEPLPGARPASRSRGACDTSQAGRGRGAGRSRPGQEQRASRLAGSRASMGNSVEHRVLSRDPSAELETKQPDSGMSSPNTTMSVQPLNFDLSSPTSTLSNYDSCSSSQSSVKGRCPPRGGSALKAHPGAQSPPVPPLHTGACGLSPAGPPSTRAADIQSYMDMLSPELNLAQGEMEKTTAPPPPPSFPPPPPPPGTQLPPPPPGYPAPKPPVGLQAADIYMQTKSKLRHVENQAIRKEPSSRDGHDGLRRQDSGRKPRAFSKQPSTGDYYRQLGRCPREPPAARPGMAHSEEAALLPGNHVHNGCAADPKASRELPPPPPPPPPPLPEGLSSPPPAPPLPLEGAGPGCGQRRSSSSTGSTKSFNMMAPTGDNSELLAEIKAGKSLKPTPQSKGLTTVFSGSGQPASQPDSPLPPASPAASRARSPTPPAMGPQPLLNGSLAPAPPSTPAPGVQLDVEALIPTHDEQGRPIPEWKRQVMVRKMQLKMQEEEEQRRKLTSASSCCYPREGWRYSREYNGILGPFGELMTEADILRIEQQIENLQVLHKAQKLEARLKQLELELEQLLPISAALSAPRFTVDPRRMHGRAASLPAWCSKISTLLKSMATLLAALGGRPTHLADLLAADTGLPLAPLPDAPWRPGPLCLGRSHSLSWCREAVAREILECGVSVQHLRATYELRSQGSAPPRSPRRKYSLSPGAPGREPILEEDYMAAGTGEPSAAAATNSLPPQAYLDPPEVPGRQAALPEPEQLARRPPLPTELRGVQDYIDMRKERIVYLFLEHWRKWTFHGHGRQAQTRLRRLLPRVVAAGADPVPEALEAAEVPQPPAGDGPDKRLLRLLKQRQVVGKLLGHWRSLLRQVPARQPCGPGLAHGLYWPEHFLPPLDGGAPPRYDSLTLDLFMLGYFQLLEMGLSREERKFRHLLCYEMFDRLGSHPWELIREFHRVVLEEVEAGRRGWSDGFEDLKHQFFGDSPEAKLAWEEEVKKEQEEAKKEQEKEKEEKEEEREPAREAVPAQTEDWPEGHPEAPGPAPQPPPPPPPAAPPPTPSDPPSSEAPAEDSLELLSGMGEFSDEDICRYIDRSFSFWKEKEAELFDI; from the exons ATGAGCGTGGCCGCTGAGCCGTTACCTGGTGCCAGGCCTGCCTCCCGCTCCCGGGGGGCCTGTGACACTTctcaggcagggagggggcgCGGGGCAGGGAGAAGCAGGCCTGGGCAGGAGCAGCGAGCAAGCAGGCTTGCCGGCAGCAGGGCCAGCATGGGCAAC AGCGTGGAGCACCGCGTGCTGTCCAGGGATCCATCCGCCGAGCTGGAGACCAAGCAGCCTGACTCGGGCATGTCCTCACCCAACACCACCATGTCAGTCCAGCCACTGAACTTCGACCTCAGCTCGCCCACCAGCACCCTCTCCAACTATGActcctgctcctccagccagTCCAGTGTCAAGGGCCGGTGCCCGCCACGCG GTGGCTCTGCTCTGAAGGCGCACCCTGGAGCCCAAAGTCCCCCGGTGCCTCCCCTCCACACTGGAGCCTGTGGTCTCTCCCCAGcag GGCCTCCCAGCACCAGAGCTGCAGACATACAGAGCTACATGGACATGCTGAGCCCGGAGCTGAACCTGGCCCAGGGCGAGATGGAGAAAACCACcgcacccccaccaccacccagcttccctccaccgcccccacccccaggcacccagctgcctcctcccccgCCAGGATACCCAGCTCCCAAGCCCCCCGTAGGGCTGCAAGCAGCTGACATCTACATGCAGACCAAGAGCAAACTCCGCCACGTGGAGAACCAGGCCATCAGAAAGGAG CCAAGCTCCCGCGACGGCCACGACGGGCTGCGCAGGCAGGACTCGGGCCGCAAGCCCCGCGCCTTCAGCAAGCAGCCCAGCACGGGGGACTACTACCGCCAGCTGGGTCGGTGTCCCCGGGAGCCGCCGGCCGCTCGCCCGGGCATGGCGCACAGCGAGGAG GCGGCGCTGCTCCCCGGGAATCACGTGCACAACGGCTGCGCCGCGGACCCCAAGGCGTCCAGGgagctgccgccgccgccaccaccacccccgccGCCCCTGCCGGAGGGCCTGAGCTCGCCGCCGCCCGCTCCGCCGCTGCCCCTCGAGGGCGCCGGCCCTGGCTGCGGGCAGCGTCGTTCTTCCTCTTCCACTGGCA GCACCAAGTCTTTCAACATGATGGCCCCAACGGGTGACAACTCAGAGCTTCTGGCTGAGATCAAGGCTGGCAAGAGTCTAAAGCCCACGCCGCAGAGCAAGGGTCTGACCACGGTGTTCTCCGGCAGTGGACAGCCAGCCTCCCAG CCCGACTCACCGCTGCCACCAGCGTCACCAGCAGCATCTCGGGCCCGGAGCCCCACCCCACCGGCCATGGGGCCCCAGCCACTGCTCAACGGCAGCCTGGCACCGGCGCCGCCCTCCACTCCAGCGCCGGGTGTGCAACTCGATGTGGAAGCGCTCATCCCCACGCACGATGAGCAGGGCCGGCCCATCCCGGAGTGGAAGCGCCAGGTGATGGTCCGCAAGATGCAACTGAAGatgcaagaggaggaggagcagaggcggAAG CTGACATCCGCCAGCTCGTGCTGCTACCCCCGCGAGGGCTGGAGGTATTCCCGCGAATACAACGGCATTCTCGGGCCCTTCGGAGAGCTCATGACCGAGGCTGACATCCTCCGCATCGAGCAGCAAATCGAGAACCTGCAGGTGTTGCACAAGGCGCAAAAGCTGGAGGCGCGCCTGAagcagctggagctggagctggagcagctACTTCCCATCTCGGCCGCTCTGTCGGCGCCGCGCTTCACGGTTGACCCGCGCCGCATGCACGGCCGCGCCGCTAGCCTGCCGGCCTGGTGCAGCAAGATCTCCACGTTGCTCAAAAGCATGGCCACACTGCTGGCCGCCCTGGGCGGCCGGCCCACGCACCTGGCAGATCTGCTGGCCGCCGACACGGGCCTGCCGCTGGCGCCGCTGCCCGACGCTCCCTGGCGGCCGGGCCCGCTCTGCCTGGGACGCTCACACTCGCTCAGCTGGTGCCGTGAGGCCGTGGCGCGCGAGATCCTCGAGTGCGGTGTGTCGGTGCAGCACCTCCGCGCCACCTACGAGCTGCGCTCCCAGGGCTCCGCGCCCCCGCGCAGCCCGCGCCGCAAATACTCGCTGTCTCCTGGCGCCCCGGGCCGGGAGCCCATTCTCGAAGAGGACTACATGGCAGCCGGCACCGGCGAGCCGAGCGCCGCAGCCGCCACCAACAGCCTGCCGCCCCAGGCTTACCTGGATCCGCCCGAGGTGCCAGGCCGCCAGGCGGCGCTACCTGAGCCGGAGCAGCTGGCCCGCAGGCCGCCGCTCCCCACGGAGCTGCGTGGCGTCCAGGACTACATCGACATGCGCAAGGAGCGCATCGTCTACCTCTTCTTGGAGCACTGGCGCAAGTGGACCTTCCACGGGCACGGGCGCCAAGCCCAGACGCGCCTGCGCAGACTGCTGCCCCGCGTGGTGGCCGCCGGCGCCGACCCTGTCCCTGAGGCCCTGGAGGCCGCCGAGGTCCCGCAGCCGCCGGCGGGGGACGGCCCCGACAAGCGGCTGCTGCGCCTTCTGAAGCAGCGACAGGTGGTGGGGAAGCTGCTGGGCCACTGGCGGAGCCTGCTGCGGCAGGTACCCGCGCGCCAGCCCTGCGGCCCGGGCCTGGCGCACGGCTTATACTGGCCGGAGCACTTCCTGCCGCCCCTGGACGGCGGCGCGCCCCCGCGCTACGACAGCCTCACTCTGGACCTCTTCATGCTTGGCTACTTTCAGCTGCTTGAGATGGGCCTGAGCCGCGAGGAGCGCAAATTCCGCCACCTGCTGTGCTACGAGATGTTCGACCGGCTGGGAAGCCACCCGTGGGAGCTCATTCGCGAGTTCCACCGCGTGGTGCTTGAGGAAGTGGAGGCCGGCCGGCGTGGCTGGAGCGACGGTTTTGAGGACCTCAAGCATCAGTTCTTTGGAGACAGCCCCGAGGCTAAGCTCGCTTGGGAGGAAGAGGTTAAGAAGGAGCAGGAAGAGGCCAAGAAGgagcaggaaaaggagaaagaagagaaagaggaggagagggagccgGCCCGAGAGGCTGTGCCAGCTCAGACAGAGGACTGGCCAGAGGGCCATCCTGAGGCCCCGGGCCCTGCaccgcagcccccgcccccacccccgccagccgCACCTCCCCCGACCCCGTCTGACCCTCCTAGTTCTGAAGCCCCTGCTGAGGACTCCCTGGAGCTGTTGTCCGGGATGGGCGAGTTCAGCGATGAGGACATCTGCCGCTACATCGACCGCAGCTTCTCCttctggaaggagaaggaggcagagctTTTCGACATCTAA
- the ESPN gene encoding espin isoform X4, which produces MSGRQSSRALRGAGGTGWAVTREEGSGSSGVGSMPPPPPGAQRGLQASAQPSSRDGHDGLRRQDSGRKPRAFSKQPSTGDYYRQLGRCPREPPAARPGMAHSEEAALLPGNHVHNGCAADPKASRELPPPPPPPPPPLPEGLSSPPPAPPLPLEGAGPGCGQRRSSSSTGSTKSFNMMAPTGDNSELLAEIKAGKSLKPTPQSKGLTTVFSGSGQPASQPDSPLPPASPAASRARSPTPPAMGPQPLLNGSLAPAPPSTPAPGVQLDVEALIPTHDEQGRPIPEWKRQVMVRKMQLKMQEEEEQRRKLTSASSCCYPREGWRYSREYNGILGPFGELMTEADILRIEQQIENLQVLHKAQKLEARLKQLELELEQLLPISAALSAPRFTVDPRRMHGRAASLPAWCSKISTLLKSMATLLAALGGRPTHLADLLAADTGLPLAPLPDAPWRPGPLCLGRSHSLSWCREAVAREILECGVSVQHLRATYELRSQGSAPPRSPRRKYSLSPGAPGREPILEEDYMAAGTGEPSAAAATNSLPPQAYLDPPEVPGRQAALPEPEQLARRPPLPTELRGVQDYIDMRKERIVYLFLEHWRKWTFHGHGRQAQTRLRRLLPRVVAAGADPVPEALEAAEVPQPPAGDGPDKRLLRLLKQRQVVGKLLGHWRSLLRQVPARQPCGPGLAHGLYWPEHFLPPLDGGAPPRYDSLTLDLFMLGYFQLLEMGLSREERKFRHLLCYEMFDRLGSHPWELIREFHRVVLEEVEAGRRGWSDGFEDLKHQFFGDSPEAKLAWEEEVKKEQEEAKKEQEKEKEEKEEEREPAREAVPAQTEDWPEGHPEAPGPAPQPPPPPPPAAPPPTPSDPPSSEAPAEDSLELLSGMGEFSDEDICRYIDRSFSFWKEKEAELFDI; this is translated from the exons ATGTCAGGCCGTCAGAGCTCCAGGGCGCTCAGAGGCGCGGGCGGCACGGGCTGGGCTGTAACCCGAGAGGAAGGATCAGGTAGCTCAGGTGTCGGGTCCATGCCGCCCCCGCCGCCAGGTGCACAACGGGGGCTGCAGGCATCGGCACAG CCAAGCTCCCGCGACGGCCACGACGGGCTGCGCAGGCAGGACTCGGGCCGCAAGCCCCGCGCCTTCAGCAAGCAGCCCAGCACGGGGGACTACTACCGCCAGCTGGGTCGGTGTCCCCGGGAGCCGCCGGCCGCTCGCCCGGGCATGGCGCACAGCGAGGAG GCGGCGCTGCTCCCCGGGAATCACGTGCACAACGGCTGCGCCGCGGACCCCAAGGCGTCCAGGgagctgccgccgccgccaccaccacccccgccGCCCCTGCCGGAGGGCCTGAGCTCGCCGCCGCCCGCTCCGCCGCTGCCCCTCGAGGGCGCCGGCCCTGGCTGCGGGCAGCGTCGTTCTTCCTCTTCCACTGGCA GCACCAAGTCTTTCAACATGATGGCCCCAACGGGTGACAACTCAGAGCTTCTGGCTGAGATCAAGGCTGGCAAGAGTCTAAAGCCCACGCCGCAGAGCAAGGGTCTGACCACGGTGTTCTCCGGCAGTGGACAGCCAGCCTCCCAG CCCGACTCACCGCTGCCACCAGCGTCACCAGCAGCATCTCGGGCCCGGAGCCCCACCCCACCGGCCATGGGGCCCCAGCCACTGCTCAACGGCAGCCTGGCACCGGCGCCGCCCTCCACTCCAGCGCCGGGTGTGCAACTCGATGTGGAAGCGCTCATCCCCACGCACGATGAGCAGGGCCGGCCCATCCCGGAGTGGAAGCGCCAGGTGATGGTCCGCAAGATGCAACTGAAGatgcaagaggaggaggagcagaggcggAAG CTGACATCCGCCAGCTCGTGCTGCTACCCCCGCGAGGGCTGGAGGTATTCCCGCGAATACAACGGCATTCTCGGGCCCTTCGGAGAGCTCATGACCGAGGCTGACATCCTCCGCATCGAGCAGCAAATCGAGAACCTGCAGGTGTTGCACAAGGCGCAAAAGCTGGAGGCGCGCCTGAagcagctggagctggagctggagcagctACTTCCCATCTCGGCCGCTCTGTCGGCGCCGCGCTTCACGGTTGACCCGCGCCGCATGCACGGCCGCGCCGCTAGCCTGCCGGCCTGGTGCAGCAAGATCTCCACGTTGCTCAAAAGCATGGCCACACTGCTGGCCGCCCTGGGCGGCCGGCCCACGCACCTGGCAGATCTGCTGGCCGCCGACACGGGCCTGCCGCTGGCGCCGCTGCCCGACGCTCCCTGGCGGCCGGGCCCGCTCTGCCTGGGACGCTCACACTCGCTCAGCTGGTGCCGTGAGGCCGTGGCGCGCGAGATCCTCGAGTGCGGTGTGTCGGTGCAGCACCTCCGCGCCACCTACGAGCTGCGCTCCCAGGGCTCCGCGCCCCCGCGCAGCCCGCGCCGCAAATACTCGCTGTCTCCTGGCGCCCCGGGCCGGGAGCCCATTCTCGAAGAGGACTACATGGCAGCCGGCACCGGCGAGCCGAGCGCCGCAGCCGCCACCAACAGCCTGCCGCCCCAGGCTTACCTGGATCCGCCCGAGGTGCCAGGCCGCCAGGCGGCGCTACCTGAGCCGGAGCAGCTGGCCCGCAGGCCGCCGCTCCCCACGGAGCTGCGTGGCGTCCAGGACTACATCGACATGCGCAAGGAGCGCATCGTCTACCTCTTCTTGGAGCACTGGCGCAAGTGGACCTTCCACGGGCACGGGCGCCAAGCCCAGACGCGCCTGCGCAGACTGCTGCCCCGCGTGGTGGCCGCCGGCGCCGACCCTGTCCCTGAGGCCCTGGAGGCCGCCGAGGTCCCGCAGCCGCCGGCGGGGGACGGCCCCGACAAGCGGCTGCTGCGCCTTCTGAAGCAGCGACAGGTGGTGGGGAAGCTGCTGGGCCACTGGCGGAGCCTGCTGCGGCAGGTACCCGCGCGCCAGCCCTGCGGCCCGGGCCTGGCGCACGGCTTATACTGGCCGGAGCACTTCCTGCCGCCCCTGGACGGCGGCGCGCCCCCGCGCTACGACAGCCTCACTCTGGACCTCTTCATGCTTGGCTACTTTCAGCTGCTTGAGATGGGCCTGAGCCGCGAGGAGCGCAAATTCCGCCACCTGCTGTGCTACGAGATGTTCGACCGGCTGGGAAGCCACCCGTGGGAGCTCATTCGCGAGTTCCACCGCGTGGTGCTTGAGGAAGTGGAGGCCGGCCGGCGTGGCTGGAGCGACGGTTTTGAGGACCTCAAGCATCAGTTCTTTGGAGACAGCCCCGAGGCTAAGCTCGCTTGGGAGGAAGAGGTTAAGAAGGAGCAGGAAGAGGCCAAGAAGgagcaggaaaaggagaaagaagagaaagaggaggagagggagccgGCCCGAGAGGCTGTGCCAGCTCAGACAGAGGACTGGCCAGAGGGCCATCCTGAGGCCCCGGGCCCTGCaccgcagcccccgcccccacccccgccagccgCACCTCCCCCGACCCCGTCTGACCCTCCTAGTTCTGAAGCCCCTGCTGAGGACTCCCTGGAGCTGTTGTCCGGGATGGGCGAGTTCAGCGATGAGGACATCTGCCGCTACATCGACCGCAGCTTCTCCttctggaaggagaaggaggcagagctTTTCGACATCTAA